One Parashewanella spongiae genomic window, CCACTGGCGTAACGCACCCATGTAATTGCCTATGGTGAGTTCACCGGATGGTTGTGCGCCGCTAAGTACGATGGGCTTAGTCATCTGCTTTATTGCTCCTTTATTTTACATTAATTATTATTCAGATAATTTGCGCAGTTTAAAATGAGTCAATACCCAAGATAAGATATCGCTAAAATCATCAAACACGGCATCAGAACCGCTGAGCCCAATATCTTCTCCGTAGTTATAGCCATAGGTCAAGCCTATTGAAGCAATTCCTGCGGATTTAGCGGCTAAAATATCGTTTTTAGAGTCACCCACCATTAAAAGTTGATCTTTTTTTAATGCCCATTCACTAATAATATAATTCAGTGGCATAGGATCAGGCTTTTTAGCCTCAAGACTATCACCACCTAAAATCAGTGAAAAACAGTGATCAATTTCAAAGGCTTTTAATATTGGCGCTACAAATTGGATAGGCTTATTGGTCACAACCGCGAGTTGATAACCTTGCTCTATGAGCTGAAGCAAAGTTTCTTTCACACCGTCATATAAACAACTGTGTTGATTAAGTTGTTGATGATAATGTTTCAAAAAAACCACTAAGGCTTGTTCAACTTGCGATGAAGTCGGGATCTGCTTATGTGCGTGTGCTAGTGCTCGTCGAACAAGCACTTCAGCGCCATTACCCACCCAACTACGAACCTCAAGTTCACTACAACTTGGTAAGGTTAATTCATTTAACATCAACTGCGCAGCGACTGCCAAATCCGGCACACTGTCAACCAGCGTGCCATCTAAATCAAACGCAATGGCTTTGAATTTAATATCCACCATTATGAATCGACTTTAGCCAATTCAACACGCATTTCATCAATCACCTGCTTATAATCAGGCTTGCCGAAAATAGCAGAGCCAGCGACAAACATGTCTGCACCAGCCGCTGCAATTTCTGCAATATTATCCACTTTCACTCCACCATCTACTTCAAGACGAATGTCATAACCACTCTCATCAATACGACGGCGAACTTCACGCAGTTTATTCAAGGTTTCTGGAATGAAAGATTGTCCACCAAAGCCTGGATTCACAGACATCAACAATATGGCATCTAATTTATCCATCACATGATCTAAATAATGTAATGACGTTGCTGGATTAAGCACTACCCCAGCTTTACAACCGGAAGACTTAATCAGTTGTAAAGTACGGTCAATATGCTCAGAAGCCTCAGGGTGAAAAGTAATTATCGAAGCGCCCGCATCGATAAAATCAGGAATAATCCGATCGACTGGCTTCACCATCAAGTGCACATCAATATCAGCAGTTACGCCATGATCACGTAATGCTTTACAAACTAACGGGCCAATCGTTAAGTTCGGTACATAATGATTATCCATAACATCGAAGTGGACGACATCCGCACCAGCGGCTAATACATTATCCACTTCCTCACCCAGGCGAGCAAAATCAGCAGATAAAATTGATGGAGCAATCAAAAATGGACGCATAGCAGACTCATGACAATGATAATTGTGGTTATATTACTCTGGCTGACCGTTAGTCTCTAGTATTCAGTTCTCAAAAATTTAGAAAAAAGAATTAGAGTAAATAAACTGTTTAAAAATAGAACTATCTTGTTATAATCGGCCATTGGAAAAGCAACAATGCACTTACGATTACATCTTATGAAAAGATACGGAAGGGATAACATGTATACTTATACGAGAAAGTTTCTAGCCTTGTTGAGCTTTCAAAAGTTTGGTACTCGCAAACGGATGTTGAGCTTCAGTGTTATCGCCTGCACGGCATATTTAGGTCTATTTGGTTCTCAAACATTATTTAACTCATCTGAGACCGCCGCTTGTATGTGTGAATCTGGGATCGCCTATAATGCGATGCTTCCTGCTAATCACCCTACCAATCGATGCGCTAACCAAACAAAACAATTAAATTGGGGAGCTTGGTTCGCTGGTCAAGGTTCTAATCAATTTCATTTTTTAGATTTAGTCGAATTATTAAATCGAAGTAAAAACCAACACATTGATTCTGACAATGACAACTTACCAGCGAGATAATTGATGATAACGAAACTGTGGCAAGTGTTTTCTAGTACTTTCGCGGCATTTTTTGGTGTTCAAACCGAAAACAACCGCCAGCGAGATTTTACCACTCACTCTCCAATATCTTTTATTATCATGGGCATAGTTATGGCCATTATGCTTGTTGGCGGTCTGATTATGATCGTTAATCTTGTTTTAACCTAGAAAAATCAGTTGAACGCATAGAAGTAAGATAACTAACCAAGTTCAACCATAAAAGCCACAAAGTGTATTCATCCATTGAGTGAATGCTTGACGTTCGTAAACTGGCTAAAATGACCGCTTGCTGCGTTATAAATTTTGCAAGTAGAAACAAAGTAACGACAGTTTTGGATGTCGGTAACCACAACTTGCTGCTATTCATGCCTTTCTATCAGTAATTTTTTCTGCGTATATGAACGCTCCCTACCGATTTAATTAGGTTCAAGTCACGCCTTGCTATCGAAAATTTTCTCTGCGTTTAAGAGTGCCACCAACTGA contains:
- a CDS encoding phosphoglycolate phosphatase; its protein translation is MVDIKFKAIAFDLDGTLVDSVPDLAVAAQLMLNELTLPSCSELEVRSWVGNGAEVLVRRALAHAHKQIPTSSQVEQALVVFLKHYHQQLNQHSCLYDGVKETLLQLIEQGYQLAVVTNKPIQFVAPILKAFEIDHCFSLILGGDSLEAKKPDPMPLNYIISEWALKKDQLLMVGDSKNDILAAKSAGIASIGLTYGYNYGEDIGLSGSDAVFDDFSDILSWVLTHFKLRKLSE
- the rpe gene encoding ribulose-phosphate 3-epimerase; translated protein: MRPFLIAPSILSADFARLGEEVDNVLAAGADVVHFDVMDNHYVPNLTIGPLVCKALRDHGVTADIDVHLMVKPVDRIIPDFIDAGASIITFHPEASEHIDRTLQLIKSSGCKAGVVLNPATSLHYLDHVMDKLDAILLMSVNPGFGGQSFIPETLNKLREVRRRIDESGYDIRLEVDGGVKVDNIAEIAAAGADMFVAGSAIFGKPDYKQVIDEMRVELAKVDS
- a CDS encoding DUF2970 domain-containing protein, with the translated sequence MITKLWQVFSSTFAAFFGVQTENNRQRDFTTHSPISFIIMGIVMAIMLVGGLIMIVNLVLT